In Methanorbis rubei, the DNA window TCTCTACATGATCAATCGCGTTTCTCCGACCGCCGAGATACAGAGTATTGGTATCAGTTAAAAACGGCTTGGCAAAGACCCCCTTCACTTGCCTGACAACTTCTGCAACATGCAGCGCGCTTACAAACGCATCGTTCCCGCGTTCGCCGAAATGTACTTTGACTGCGGTCAGGTCTCCGGGAGAGACCATATTCTCAAGACCTGCGGCATTGCACAACGCCTGGATTTTGCTATCGGTATTACGTTTGGCAGAAAGTGCTCCTGCGCGGGCGATGTAGACATCCTCCATATAATGAATTGATTTGGCGCTCCCTACGAATAGGGATTACGGCCGGTCACCCACTATACTATATCCTTAAACAACCTATTATATTGCGAATGGAGGATACGAAAACATTCGCAGAGTTCACAATCTCTGGAGAACTTCTTCAGGCGATTGAGGACATGGGATTTGAGGAGCCAACACCGATTCAGGCAATGGCTATTCCGCAGATTCTTGAGGGGAACGATGTAACAGGGCAGGCTCAGACGGGTACGGGGAAAACGGCGGCGTTCGGGATTCCAATTATCGAGAGACTTGATCCGGCGAATAAAAGGGTACAGGCATTAGTACTTTCACCCACGAGGGAACTTGCAATACAGACGGCCGAGGAGTTTTCCCGGCTGATGAAATATAAACAGGGACTCAGTGTGGTTCCGATTTACGGCGGACAGCCGATTGATCGGCAGCTTAAGGTGCTCCGCGGATCTGTTCAGGTTGTTATCGGAACCCCCGGAAGAGTTATTGATCACTTAAAGCGTGGAACACTGAACGTTGATTCGGTCAGAATGTTCGTGCTTGATGAAGCAGACCAGATGCTTGACATGGGTTTCCGTGAGGATATTGAGGAGATCTTCCACAATACGCCGGAAGACCGCCAGACAATTCTGTTCTCGGCAACCATGCCGGCACCGATTCTGGACATCACCCGCAGATTCCAGCGCGACCCGCAGTTTGTGAAGATCACGCGCCGCGAACTGACGGTTCCGCAGATCGAGCAGACCTACATTGAGATCCGCGAGCGCGACAAGCTTGAGGCACTCAGCCGACTGCTGGATATGAACAATCCGGAACTCGCTCTGGTGTTCTGTAACACCAAGAGAACGGTTGACGATCTGATGAGCAGACTCCAGGCACGCGGCTACTTTGTTGAAGCCCTGCACGGAGACATGAAACAGATGCAGCGCGACCGCGTCATGGCACGCTTCCGCGCAGGATCGATTGATGTTCTGATCGCAACCGATGTTGCGGCACGCGGTATCGATGTCGATGACGTTGATATGGTGTTCAATTATGATGTTCCGCAGGATGTGGAGTACTATGTGCACCGCATCGGCAGAACCGGTCGTGCAGGCAGAGCCGGCAAGTCGGTGACGTTTGTGTCTCCGCGTGAGATCTACAAGCTCCGCGATATTCAGCGGTATGCAAAGATCACGATTGCAAAGACACCTCTGCCGTCGCTTGACGATGTTGCCGAGATGAAGATGCAGGTGTTCCTTGATAAGGTCAGAACTGTTATCACAGCAGGAAACCTTGAGAAGTATCTGCCGATGGTTGAGCAGCTGCTCGAGACCGAGGACGAGGCCGAGATTACAAGCATCGAAGTCGCGGCAGCGCTTCTGAAGATGCACCTTGATACCGGCAAGAACGGTTCATCCGAGTCCGGCGAAACTGCATCCTATGCAGCAGCTCCGGCTGGAGAGCCGGGTTCATTTGAAAATACCGGCGCAGAGTCCGGTATGGTCAGATTCAGAATCACGCTTGGAAAGAATCAGCAGATCCGGCCAAAGGATATCGTCGGCGCGTTTGCAGGCGAGTGTAATATCCCGGGAAGCTGTATCGGCAGAATCGATCTCTACGGCAACTACTCGTTTGTGGAAGTTCCGCTCGAACACGCGACGACTGTTCTCAACACGATGAGCCAGAAGACGATCCGCGGTCAGGAGCTTGAGATTCAGACGGCAACGCCGAGATCAGAACGTGAGGAAGAGGAGAAGGAACGCAGCCGTTCTTTCCGCAGCAATGACCGCGGCGGAGACCGCAGACCAAGCGGCAATGGCAACAGCCGCGGAGGCTACGGTAACCGCAATGGCGGCGGCGGAGGCAATTATCGCTCAGGCGGAGACCGCCGCGGCGGTAATGGCGGAGGCTACGGCAACCGTAACGGCGGCGGCGGCAACTATCGCTCAGGCGGAGACCGCCGCGGCAGTAGTGGTGGAAGCGACCGTAGAATGTACGGCAGCGACGACGACTACTAACTCCCTTTTTTTAGATTGATCTATTTCAATTCACGAATAAAGATGTAAAATCTGTTCGAGCACTAGCTTTATCCGTTTGACAGCCAAGAGATACTGTACAATGGTCGTCGAACATATCTGCGGTTTCAAAAAAGAGATCTTTTGCCGGGAGTGCGGGACCGAACTTATTCAGAACTCGCGCGGACAGTTGATGTGCCCGAAGTGCAACCGCCGTCCGGCAATTCTCTGTCCCCAGTGCGGCAGGCTCTGGTAACGTTATGCGGCTGACATCAGCCAGGCAAGATATTTTTCCCGGATCAGATTTACTTCTGTAGGCGTGAGGTCAAGCCGTCCGCTTCGGTACAGATATCTTTCCACCTCTTTTATCAGAATTTCAGCCTGGGAAAAATCATCCACTTCCAAGTAGACCGGAACTTTATCAACCGTTATCACTTCCCCGCAGACCGGGCAGAGCTTCCACTTACCGTACTGATCCGTATAGGTGAACTGGTAGCAGCCCGGGCAGCGGATAACGCGATACGTGCTCATGCGGATATATCAGTTGATTGACGTGAACCGTAAAAAAAGTATCTCTCCGGGAGGTTTTGGATTTTTCTTCATGGAAAAATTTCTGACAAAACTGTAACCGCACATGCGGCTACAAAAAAATCGATGAATTATCCTTCAAACGAAAAACAAACAGGATATATTTGGTTTTACCAGAAGTGTAGCCGATGTAGCCGGTAAATCAGTACTCTCTATTCAGAAAAATTCAACTAAAAACAACAATAGCAAACCATCGGCTACAAAAAACATAAAACCTCTGAAACGGAATTATTCTCAAAATTAATCCTGAAAAATGCTCGAATTTGTAGCCGCATGGTGCGGCTACATTAGAGGCAACGTGAGCCGTCACAAAACGCCGACTTTATAATCACACAGATGCATAATTTCAGATAATGTCAGTTCAGGTAACCGGAGTTACGGGAGTTCCGATCATCCAAAAAGGTGATGATCTTCCATCAATAATCTGCGCAAACACCAGTTTCACAGACGGAGACATCATCTGCGTCGCCTCCACCATCGTATCAAAATCTAAGGGATACACCCATGCCCTTGACAGCATCACTCCTTCAGCTGATGCCAAGAGAATCGCAGCAAAGACCAAGGAAGACCCGCGGTTCGTGCAGGCAGTCCTTGACTCATCCTCAGACATCATCATCGAATATCCGTTCATCCTCTCGGAACTACCGTTCGGGCACATTGGCGTGCGGGCAGGTGTTGACAACAGCAACATCGAAGGAGAAAACATCATCGTACTGCCCAAAGACCCGATGGGAGAGGCAAAAGAGATCAAAGATACAATCTACAAAATCTGCGGTAAACATATCGGCGTTATCGTCACCGACACCTGCGGGCGTGCGTTCCGCCGCGGTCAGACCGGCAACGCCATCGGCTGGGCAGGCATGACAGCAATCCGCGACTTCCGCGGAGACCACGACCTCTTCGGTCTCGAACTTGAGATCACCGAAGAAGCAGTTGTTGACGAGATTGCAGCCTTCTCCAACTTCATCATGGGCGAAAGCAACAACGGTGTTCCGGTCGTCAAGTTCTCGGGCTGCGAGACCTGGAAGGGTCACGACTCCCTCTACTTCACCAAAGAAGAGGATCTTATCCGCAAATCCCTCCAGAAATAATATCATGAATCCTGAAGACAACGTGTTTGCCCTGCTGGACGGCCAGGACTGCCCCTACACAATAACCCGCCATCCGGTGGCCTACACCTATGAGGACATGGTAAACCTCGGGGTCACCGAAAAGGGCGAGGTCTGCAAAAATCTTTTTTTACGTGATGCCAAAGGGAGGAGGCACTTCCTCGTGGTCATGTGCGGCAGAAAATCTGCGGATCTGAAAGCGCTCGCAGAAAAAATCGGATCAACTGCGTTAAGCTTCGCATCCGAAGAACGCCTGACAAAATATCTGAACCTCTCCCGCGGGGAAGTCACGCCGTTCGGCACACTCAACGATACAGAATCCGCAGTCGAGGTGGTGTTTGACGCAGATCTGAAGAAAACTCCCTGTATTGGCATTCACCCGAACACGAATACGATTACCGTCTGGATTGCGTATGAGGATGTTAAAAAAATCGTCAACGATCACGGCAACCAGATTACCGAAATAGAAATATAACTAAAAAAACAAATGCTGTCTTGTGACAGCACAATATCCTGCAGGTTTTTTCTCGCTAAACCTGTGTTAGAAGAACAGGTTCAGCAGGTATATTGCTACACCGACAGCCGCCGCAACAATCAGCACGGTCTTTGGACCGATGTGGACTGCTTTCCGGTTGTCAGCGTCATAATATGTGACAAGACCTGCGGATGAACTTAATCCTCTGCCCGACTTCTTTGCCATACCATATTATGTTCCCGCTCTAAACATATAAATGAAGAGGAGTATCTGCAGGCATGCTAAACAAAGAACTTCAGGGACTCGCATTCTGCGGCGATACGTTTACGCCGCGCAATGTATCGATCGTAATTGAGCAGGGAGTTATTACAGAGATAGCGGATCTGGCAAAGCCTGCAAGGCAGTGGATTATTCCTTCATTTTTCAATGCCCACACGCATATTGCAGATACGGTCGCGATGGATACTCAGGTTGCGGGAAGAACGATCTCGGAGCTTGTCGCTCCGCCCAACGGTCTCAAGCATCAGATTCTGAACAAAACTTCAGACGACTCCCTCGTCTGCGCGATGCAGGAGACGATGTCATTTATGCATGCGACCGGCACGACCGGTTTTGCCGAGTTCAGAGAGGGAGGAAAGCATGGCGTGGATCTTTTTTCCCAAGCAAAATCAGAAATATCATCAGTAGTATTCGGCAGAGACGGCGGCGAGTTTATCGCAGAGGGTCTCGGGCTGAGCAGTGCAAAGAACCGCGAGTCTGATCTCTCTCAAGTCGAAAAAGCACGCGCTGCGGGGAAAAAAATCGCGATTCATGCGGGAGAGGCCGGAATCGGAGACATCGATGATGCATTTGCGCTGGAGCCGGACCTCATCATCCATGCGACGTTTTTTGAACACAAACATATTAGGCAGGCAGCTGACGAAAATATTCCGCTGGTGGTGTGTCCGAGGTCCAACTGGATTCTTGGCGGGACTAACGACTCGTCAAGACCGCCGGTGAGAAAAATGCTGGACGCGGGATGCACGCTCTGGCTTGGTACTGATAATGTGATGTTTGTTCCTCCTGACATGTTTGCCGAATGTGCATTTTTGACAACAGTCTACAAGACGACTCCTGAAGAAACGCTTCGGATGGCAACCGGAGGGGCGGCACTTCTGGGCCGTCGCGGCGTTTTGGATGTTGGGGAACCTGCGGATTTTATCTGTCTTGATCCCGGGTATGTGAATAAGTGGACGCAGTGTCCGGCTCTCTCGTTATTTTCCCGTCTTGGAAGCAGAGCGGTTCGGTGCGTGCATGCGAGTATGCGATAACCAGAGTATCAAAAACGCGAATCCCGCGAATAAAAAATCGCCAATGGCGATTTTTAAAATTATAGTAATATTATTTATTTTCACACAGATTTTTCCGCCTTGAAAAATGAAAATAATTTTTCATTCGCGCTATTCGTGCTATTCGCGTTTCAAAATTAGATCATCCGAGGATTATTTATCCTATCAACACGAGAGTAAAATAATTATGTTTACCAGAATTCTTGTGGCACTGGACGGCTCTGAGATCAGCCGTCTGGCATTTACCCGGGCGATAGAGTTTGCAAAAGAAGATTCTGCAGAACTCCACGCAGTTGTGGTCGTGAACTCTCCGCACATATGGAAAGACGATAGTCCGGCGAATCAGACCAAGTCAGAGGCGGATGCAAAGACCCTGCTCGACGAGATCGAAGCACGCACCAAAGAGGCAAACCTGAAGTTCGTGCCGCATCTTGTCTCCGGCCATCCGGGAGACCGCATCGTCTCCATTGCTGACGAAATCGATGCCGACCTGATCGTAATCGGATCCCTTGGCAAATCCCATCTCGACCGGCTGCTGCTTGGCAGCGTCTCCTCATATGTGACCCAGTACAGCAAAAGAAACATCATTGTCATTCGCAACTGACAAAATCACTCTGCCTGCTCCAAACTCTTTTTAAGTTTGAAGCTGATATGTAACATAACGACAAATAGGAGGTATTCAAGTCATGTTTTCCAAAATACTTGTAGCAATAGACGGATCTGAAATCAGCCGCCGTGCATTCACACGGGGAATCGATCTTGCAAAACAGAGTAAAGCAGAGCTTCACGTCATCTATGTAATCGAGTCCGGCATCGTCAGCCCAGCACCGGTCGACACCACCTGGGAACTGATCTACGAAAGATTCGAGAAAGAGGGCCACGAGGTCATCACCGAACTCGTGGAGGACGCAAAGAAAAAGGGCATCACCGTTGAGCCGCACATTGAGGCGGGCCATGCGGGCGACACCATCCTTGACACCGCTGAAAAAGTCGGTGCTGACTTAATCATCATCGGCTCCCTCGGCAAATCCAAACTTGACCGGCTGCTGCTCGGCAGTGTGTCCACCTATGTGGTCAACTACGGCAAGACCAATGTCATGATCGTGCGGACCTGAAGTCTGCATCTTATTTTTTTGATTTCATTCATCCAAAACCTGTTCCATCGAAGATTTCGCAGGAACTGTGAAAGTTATTCAGGGTATTTTCGTCTGCGCGCAACTGTTTTCCTCCTCAGTTGCGACACCTGAGGTACGGAAAGCCGACAGCCGTTTTTTTGTCAATGCTGACCCAATTAGAGAGAATAATCTTTTTTCCCTACGGCTTCATCTGTTATGCCGGATAGAACGGTTTTTACATGAATAGCCCTAACGTAATTCTAACTTTTCCACCGGGGAAGTGTACTGCCAGCAGTACAGATGAATATTTCCTAAAAGACAGGGAGGTGTATGATGACAACTGAAGAAATGCTAGCGAAAGACTATATGACCAAGGACGTCGTGACAGTGGAGATCCCCTCCAGCCGTGATGATGTTCTGCGCATTCTGAAACGCACCGGTATTTCCGGCGTGCCTGTTGTGAAAGGGGATCAACTTCTTGGAATTGTTACCAGAAAGGATATTCTCCATAATGCGGAGGAGACCCAGGTGGCACTTCTTATGAGCTCGCAGCCGCTGACCATCCGGCCCGATGCCACGCTTGCCGAAGCAGCCCGGGTCATGACAGAGTTAAACATCCGTCGTCTTCCGGTGGTTGAAGGCAGCCGGCTTGTCGGGCTCCTGAGCGTTTCTGACCTCGTGAGTGCAGTTGCAAAACTGAACGACAAACGTGAAGTCCGTAATGATTTTGTCGGCGAAGGAACGTTCGCAATCTGGGAAGAGACACCTCTGCCGGTTGTCGGACGAATCATGGAGCTTGCAAAGGTTGATGCGATGCCGATCTTGAACTCGGAAAACAAACTCACCGGTATCATCTCAGAGCGCGATCTTATCCGCTGTTCCAGAATCGAGGACGATGTGCAGACAAGCGACTTCTCGACAGGAACTGATGACGATGAGTGGACCTGGGAAAGTATCCGCGATAACCACACGATCTCGTACGGTGTTTCCAAAGTGGAACTCCCCAACCGTCCGGTCAAAGACGTGATGGTAACAAAGGTCATCTCTGTCCCGAACAATGCCGAGATCAGCGACTGTGCACTCAAG includes these proteins:
- a CDS encoding DEAD/DEAH box helicase; its protein translation is MEDTKTFAEFTISGELLQAIEDMGFEEPTPIQAMAIPQILEGNDVTGQAQTGTGKTAAFGIPIIERLDPANKRVQALVLSPTRELAIQTAEEFSRLMKYKQGLSVVPIYGGQPIDRQLKVLRGSVQVVIGTPGRVIDHLKRGTLNVDSVRMFVLDEADQMLDMGFREDIEEIFHNTPEDRQTILFSATMPAPILDITRRFQRDPQFVKITRRELTVPQIEQTYIEIRERDKLEALSRLLDMNNPELALVFCNTKRTVDDLMSRLQARGYFVEALHGDMKQMQRDRVMARFRAGSIDVLIATDVAARGIDVDDVDMVFNYDVPQDVEYYVHRIGRTGRAGRAGKSVTFVSPREIYKLRDIQRYAKITIAKTPLPSLDDVAEMKMQVFLDKVRTVITAGNLEKYLPMVEQLLETEDEAEITSIEVAAALLKMHLDTGKNGSSESGETASYAAAPAGEPGSFENTGAESGMVRFRITLGKNQQIRPKDIVGAFAGECNIPGSCIGRIDLYGNYSFVEVPLEHATTVLNTMSQKTIRGQELEIQTATPRSEREEEEKERSRSFRSNDRGGDRRPSGNGNSRGGYGNRNGGGGGNYRSGGDRRGGNGGGYGNRNGGGGNYRSGGDRRGSSGGSDRRMYGSDDDY
- a CDS encoding DNA helicase PriA, which codes for MVVEHICGFKKEIFCRECGTELIQNSRGQLMCPKCNRRPAILCPQCGRLW
- a CDS encoding DUF1922 domain-containing protein; translation: MSTYRVIRCPGCYQFTYTDQYGKWKLCPVCGEVITVDKVPVYLEVDDFSQAEILIKEVERYLYRSGRLDLTPTEVNLIREKYLAWLMSAA
- a CDS encoding coenzyme F420-0:L-glutamate ligase, which gives rise to MSVQVTGVTGVPIIQKGDDLPSIICANTSFTDGDIICVASTIVSKSKGYTHALDSITPSADAKRIAAKTKEDPRFVQAVLDSSSDIIIEYPFILSELPFGHIGVRAGVDNSNIEGENIIVLPKDPMGEAKEIKDTIYKICGKHIGVIVTDTCGRAFRRGQTGNAIGWAGMTAIRDFRGDHDLFGLELEITEEAVVDEIAAFSNFIMGESNNGVPVVKFSGCETWKGHDSLYFTKEEDLIRKSLQK
- a CDS encoding prolyl-tRNA synthetase associated domain-containing protein; translated protein: MNPEDNVFALLDGQDCPYTITRHPVAYTYEDMVNLGVTEKGEVCKNLFLRDAKGRRHFLVVMCGRKSADLKALAEKIGSTALSFASEERLTKYLNLSRGEVTPFGTLNDTESAVEVVFDADLKKTPCIGIHPNTNTITVWIAYEDVKKIVNDHGNQITEIEI
- a CDS encoding preprotein translocase subunit Sec61beta produces the protein MAKKSGRGLSSSAGLVTYYDADNRKAVHIGPKTVLIVAAAVGVAIYLLNLFF
- a CDS encoding amidohydrolase family protein; this translates as MLNKELQGLAFCGDTFTPRNVSIVIEQGVITEIADLAKPARQWIIPSFFNAHTHIADTVAMDTQVAGRTISELVAPPNGLKHQILNKTSDDSLVCAMQETMSFMHATGTTGFAEFREGGKHGVDLFSQAKSEISSVVFGRDGGEFIAEGLGLSSAKNRESDLSQVEKARAAGKKIAIHAGEAGIGDIDDAFALEPDLIIHATFFEHKHIRQAADENIPLVVCPRSNWILGGTNDSSRPPVRKMLDAGCTLWLGTDNVMFVPPDMFAECAFLTTVYKTTPEETLRMATGGAALLGRRGVLDVGEPADFICLDPGYVNKWTQCPALSLFSRLGSRAVRCVHASMR
- a CDS encoding universal stress protein, which produces MFTRILVALDGSEISRLAFTRAIEFAKEDSAELHAVVVVNSPHIWKDDSPANQTKSEADAKTLLDEIEARTKEANLKFVPHLVSGHPGDRIVSIADEIDADLIVIGSLGKSHLDRLLLGSVSSYVTQYSKRNIIVIRN
- a CDS encoding universal stress protein; translated protein: MFSKILVAIDGSEISRRAFTRGIDLAKQSKAELHVIYVIESGIVSPAPVDTTWELIYERFEKEGHEVITELVEDAKKKGITVEPHIEAGHAGDTILDTAEKVGADLIIIGSLGKSKLDRLLLGSVSTYVVNYGKTNVMIVRT
- a CDS encoding CBS domain-containing protein, with the translated sequence MLAKDYMTKDVVTVEIPSSRDDVLRILKRTGISGVPVVKGDQLLGIVTRKDILHNAEETQVALLMSSQPLTIRPDATLAEAARVMTELNIRRLPVVEGSRLVGLLSVSDLVSAVAKLNDKREVRNDFVGEGTFAIWEETPLPVVGRIMELAKVDAMPILNSENKLTGIISERDLIRCSRIEDDVQTSDFSTGTDDDEWTWESIRDNHTISYGVSKVELPNRPVKDVMVTKVISVPNNAEISDCALKMKRGRVDQMPIIDNDMRLSGMLFDRDVIKALYESE